Proteins found in one Vallitalea guaymasensis genomic segment:
- a CDS encoding ABC-F family ATP-binding cassette domain-containing protein, producing MILSCKNICKAFVTHTVLDNVNFWLEKGDKAAIVGINGAGKSTLFKIITNELEADSGQVIINSLTKLGYLSQNSTLSSEKTIYDEMLLTCKEIIQMENTLREYEVKMSKLDNDSEALDSLMKSYSNLQHTFELNNGYSYKSNIKGVLKGLGFNEEDFTANISTLSGGQKTRVALAKILLEKPDILLLDEPTNHLDIKACEWLEGFLCNYQGTVIIISHDRYFLDKIVNKVIEIENTQSHIYNGNYSFYIKHKAMNQDIEIKHYVEQQKEIKRQEEVIRELRSHGRDKLIKRAQSREKQLQKINMIDKPTLINDKMNLKLSPRVISGNDVLTATDVSKSFDNKHLFSNLNFQIKRGEKVALIGDNGTGKTTLFRIISNGLTGDTGTISLGAKVNTGYYDQEHTTLNGDNDLIEEISDAYPNMNTGHIRNTLAAFLFTGDDVFKKISSLSGGEKGRLILAKLMLSNANFLLLDEPTNHLDIISKEILESAIKNYTGTVLFISHDRYFINKIATRVLELTPNKLNNYLGNYSYVIEKKQEEEKQRLLELENSINNKKQEDTPIATSNKQDWLKSKDEQANKRKLNNQIKKIETDIHEIENNIKTIDEKLCLEEIYTNAEKAETLLNEKTHYENELENLYEKWEELLG from the coding sequence ATGATTTTATCATGTAAAAATATATGCAAAGCATTTGTAACACATACAGTACTGGACAATGTAAACTTCTGGCTGGAAAAAGGAGATAAAGCAGCTATAGTAGGTATTAATGGAGCCGGTAAATCAACGCTGTTCAAGATCATTACCAATGAATTAGAAGCAGATTCAGGACAAGTTATAATTAATAGTTTAACAAAACTTGGTTACCTATCCCAAAATAGTACTCTATCATCCGAAAAAACTATTTATGATGAAATGCTGTTAACATGCAAAGAAATAATTCAAATGGAAAATACTTTAAGAGAATACGAAGTAAAAATGTCTAAACTAGATAATGATAGCGAAGCCCTTGATTCACTTATGAAATCCTACTCAAATCTACAGCATACTTTTGAACTTAATAATGGGTATAGCTATAAAAGTAATATTAAAGGTGTGTTAAAAGGTCTAGGATTCAATGAAGAAGATTTCACCGCTAATATATCCACCTTATCAGGAGGACAAAAAACAAGGGTAGCCCTAGCAAAAATACTTCTAGAAAAACCTGATATATTACTATTGGACGAGCCAACCAACCATCTGGATATCAAAGCATGTGAATGGTTGGAGGGTTTCTTATGCAATTATCAAGGTACTGTTATAATCATCTCACATGACCGTTATTTCCTTGATAAAATAGTAAATAAGGTTATAGAGATAGAAAACACCCAATCACATATATACAACGGTAATTACAGCTTTTATATAAAGCACAAAGCCATGAATCAGGATATTGAAATCAAACATTATGTAGAACAACAAAAAGAGATAAAAAGGCAGGAAGAAGTAATTCGTGAACTTAGATCCCACGGTAGAGATAAACTTATAAAAAGAGCCCAGAGCCGTGAGAAACAACTGCAAAAAATCAATATGATAGATAAACCTACACTGATTAATGATAAAATGAATCTTAAGCTATCACCAAGGGTCATAAGTGGTAATGATGTACTTACTGCTACAGATGTATCCAAATCCTTTGATAATAAACACCTATTTTCCAATCTTAATTTTCAGATTAAAAGAGGTGAAAAAGTAGCACTCATAGGAGATAACGGAACAGGCAAAACAACCTTATTTCGTATAATAAGCAATGGGCTAACAGGAGATACAGGTACTATTTCTCTAGGAGCCAAAGTGAATACTGGTTATTATGACCAAGAACATACCACCCTAAATGGGGATAATGATTTAATTGAAGAGATATCAGATGCTTATCCCAATATGAATACAGGTCATATACGTAATACATTAGCTGCTTTTTTATTCACTGGTGATGATGTATTCAAAAAGATATCTAGTCTGAGTGGTGGTGAAAAAGGTAGATTGATACTGGCAAAATTGATGCTGTCGAATGCTAATTTCTTGCTGTTGGATGAGCCTACTAATCATCTTGATATCATATCAAAAGAAATTCTTGAATCAGCTATAAAAAATTATACTGGTACTGTTCTATTTATTTCTCATGACCGTTATTTTATAAATAAAATAGCAACAAGGGTATTAGAACTTACTCCTAATAAATTAAACAACTACTTAGGAAACTATAGTTATGTCATTGAAAAAAAACAAGAAGAAGAAAAACAACGATTGTTGGAGCTAGAAAATAGTATCAACAATAAAAAACAAGAGGATACACCAATTGCTACTTCCAACAAACAAGACTGGCTGAAAAGCAAGGATGAACAAGCCAATAAGCGTAAACTTAATAATCAAATCAAAAAAATAGAAACTGATATTCATGAAATTGAAAATAACATTAAGACGATTGATGAAAAGTTATGTCTAGAAGAAATATATACTAATGCTGAAAAAGCAGAAACGCTTCTTAATGAAAAAACTCATTACGAAAATGAATTAGAGAATTTATATGAAAAATGGGAGGAATTACTCGGTTAG
- a CDS encoding GntR family transcriptional regulator has protein sequence MSEYNLHEEVTDKYSLRGRVFNKIREDILKGRYKNSEPLKETQISRELGVSRTPVREAIRQLELEGLVTIIPNKGAVVSGIDAKDIQDIYEIRSLIEGLSARWATTNINEEQLELLEEIVYLSEFHYKKGHLDQLYELDTKFHEVLYQASHSKILKHVLSDFHHYVQRIRRASISSEARAKKSVEEHKAIVEAIKLGDESKVEELTNLHVKNTLKNVVDHKLMDIIGK, from the coding sequence GTGAGCGAGTATAATCTTCACGAAGAAGTAACTGATAAATACTCTTTAAGAGGCAGAGTTTTTAACAAAATACGAGAAGATATATTAAAGGGTAGATATAAGAATAGTGAACCTTTAAAAGAAACACAGATATCTAGAGAATTAGGAGTTAGTAGAACTCCCGTAAGAGAAGCCATAAGGCAGCTTGAATTAGAAGGTCTCGTAACAATTATACCAAACAAAGGTGCAGTAGTTTCTGGTATTGATGCTAAGGATATACAAGATATATATGAAATAAGGTCATTGATAGAAGGACTATCTGCTAGATGGGCTACTACTAACATAAATGAAGAACAACTTGAATTACTAGAAGAAATTGTTTATTTATCTGAATTTCATTATAAAAAAGGACATTTGGATCAGCTTTATGAATTAGATACCAAATTTCATGAAGTGTTATACCAAGCTTCACACAGTAAAATATTAAAACATGTTTTATCAGATTTCCACCATTATGTTCAAAGAATAAGGAGAGCTTCAATTTCATCTGAGGCAAGAGCCAAAAAATCAGTTGAAGAACATAAAGCCATTGTTGAAGCCATAAAATTGGGTGATGAGAGTAAAGTAGAAGAGTTAACTAATCTACATGTAAAAAACACCTTAAAGAACGTTGTGGACCATAAATTAATGGATATAATAGGAAAATAA
- a CDS encoding isocitrate/isopropylmalate family dehydrogenase — protein sequence MDYMNKFEELIKEQKARVKMMKEQGDFVNYDELDTIVIGVVGGDGIGPAITDQAHRLLEYLLADEIKSKKVTFKIIDGLTIENRAKANKAIPDDVLEELKQCHVILKGPTTTPRKGDEWPNIESANVAMRKELDLFANVRPVKVPDKGIDWTFFRENTEGAYVLGSKGINIDEDIAIDFKVITTGGAERIARAAFEFAKKNGKNKVTVVTKANVVKTTDGKFLEICKEIGEEYEGIEVDDWYIDIMTAKLVDEKRRTQFQVMILPNLYGDILTDEAAEFQGGVGTAGSSNIGKKYAMFEAIHGSAPRMVDEGRDIYADPSSIIRAAGMLLNHIGYTSKADKLYKALEICNTEKKYVITGRDTGATNEEFTNYLMKTIEKL from the coding sequence ATGGATTATATGAATAAATTTGAAGAACTTATCAAAGAACAAAAAGCTAGGGTCAAAATGATGAAGGAACAAGGGGATTTTGTCAATTATGATGAATTAGATACTATAGTAATTGGTGTAGTTGGAGGAGATGGAATAGGTCCAGCTATAACTGATCAAGCACATAGATTATTAGAGTATTTATTAGCAGATGAAATCAAGAGTAAGAAAGTGACTTTTAAAATTATCGATGGATTAACAATCGAAAATAGAGCAAAAGCTAATAAAGCTATACCAGATGATGTTCTAGAAGAACTAAAACAATGTCATGTAATACTAAAAGGACCAACAACTACACCAAGAAAAGGTGACGAATGGCCAAATATCGAAAGTGCTAATGTTGCAATGAGAAAAGAACTTGATCTATTCGCTAATGTTCGTCCTGTTAAAGTTCCTGATAAAGGAATCGATTGGACTTTCTTCAGAGAAAACACAGAAGGTGCATATGTTCTTGGTAGCAAGGGTATTAATATTGATGAAGATATTGCTATAGATTTCAAGGTTATCACTACTGGTGGAGCAGAACGTATTGCAAGAGCAGCATTTGAATTCGCTAAGAAAAATGGTAAAAACAAAGTTACAGTAGTAACAAAAGCCAATGTTGTAAAAACTACAGATGGTAAGTTCTTGGAAATCTGTAAAGAAATAGGTGAAGAATACGAAGGTATTGAAGTTGATGACTGGTATATTGATATCATGACTGCTAAACTAGTAGATGAAAAAAGAAGAACACAATTCCAAGTAATGATTCTTCCTAATCTATATGGAGATATTTTAACTGATGAAGCAGCTGAATTCCAAGGTGGAGTTGGTACAGCTGGAAGTTCAAATATCGGTAAGAAATATGCTATGTTTGAAGCTATTCATGGTTCTGCACCTAGAATGGTAGACGAAGGTAGAGATATCTATGCTGATCCTTCAAGTATTATTAGAGCTGCGGGTATGTTATTAAATCATATTGGTTATACAAGTAAGGCAGATAAACTATATAAAGCTCTTGAAATCTGTAATACAGAGAAAAAATATGTTATAACAGGAAGAGATACTGGAGCGACAAATGAAGAATTTACAAATTATTTAATGAAAACAATTGAAAAATTATAG
- a CDS encoding aconitate hydratase, with amino-acid sequence MGLNLTQKIIKDHLLEGEMIPGSEIGIKIDQTLTQDSTGTMAYLQLEAMEIDKVKTKRSVAYIDHNMLQQGFENADDHKYIQTVAHKHGVYFSRPGNGICHQVHLERFGVPGETLLGSDSHTPTGGGIGMLAIGAGGLDVAVAMGGGTYYITMPKVVNVKLTGKLKPFVTAKDIILEVLRVMTVKGGVGKVIEYTGEGVSTLSVPERATITNMGAELGATTSVFQSDDVTLSFLKAQDREELWKELKADEDAAYDETININLDELEPLVAMPHSPDNVEKISNIKDLKVNQVCIGSCTNSSYLDMMKVSKILKGKTVHPDVSLVIAPGSKQVLNMLAANGALADMIAAGARILESGCGPCIGMGQAPATDAVTLRTFNRNFKGRCGTVSAGAYLLSPEAAAVSALSGELTDPTTCTTDINVAMPDKFYINDNMVVPPAEDGSKVEVVKGPNIKPFPLNEELKDDVEGKVLIIVEDNITTDHIMPSNAKLLPFRSNIPHLANYCLTPCDEEFPKRAKANGGGMIVGGDNYGQGSSREHAALVPLYLGIKAVLAKSFARIHKANLINSGILPLTFINMADYDTISLDDDLSMDNVLESVKTGKVIVHNKTKKLDYEMNIELSDKELKMIIAGGKINFIKNM; translated from the coding sequence ATGGGTTTAAATTTAACACAAAAGATTATAAAAGATCATTTACTTGAAGGTGAAATGATTCCAGGTAGTGAAATCGGTATTAAAATAGATCAAACCTTAACTCAAGATTCTACAGGTACAATGGCTTATTTGCAATTGGAAGCAATGGAAATTGATAAAGTAAAGACTAAGAGATCAGTTGCTTATATTGATCATAATATGTTGCAACAAGGATTTGAGAATGCTGATGATCATAAGTACATACAAACTGTAGCTCATAAACATGGAGTATATTTTTCAAGACCAGGAAATGGTATATGTCACCAAGTACATTTAGAAAGATTTGGTGTGCCAGGTGAAACTTTATTAGGTTCAGATAGCCATACACCAACTGGTGGAGGAATCGGTATGCTTGCTATTGGTGCAGGTGGTCTTGATGTAGCGGTTGCTATGGGAGGCGGTACATACTATATTACAATGCCAAAAGTAGTTAATGTTAAATTAACAGGAAAGCTTAAACCATTTGTTACTGCAAAGGATATTATTCTTGAAGTATTAAGAGTCATGACTGTTAAAGGTGGAGTTGGCAAAGTGATCGAATATACTGGAGAAGGAGTTAGTACTCTTAGCGTTCCAGAAAGAGCAACTATAACTAATATGGGTGCTGAACTTGGGGCTACTACTTCAGTATTCCAAAGTGATGATGTAACTCTATCATTCTTAAAAGCTCAAGATAGAGAAGAACTATGGAAAGAATTAAAAGCTGATGAAGATGCTGCTTATGATGAGACTATAAATATCAATTTAGATGAACTAGAACCTCTTGTAGCAATGCCTCATAGTCCAGATAACGTAGAAAAAATATCCAATATCAAGGATTTAAAAGTTAATCAAGTATGTATCGGAAGCTGTACCAACAGTTCATATCTTGATATGATGAAAGTATCTAAGATATTAAAAGGTAAAACAGTTCATCCAGATGTAAGCTTGGTTATTGCACCAGGTTCAAAACAAGTACTTAATATGTTGGCTGCCAACGGTGCATTAGCTGATATGATAGCTGCAGGAGCAAGAATATTAGAATCAGGATGTGGACCTTGTATAGGTATGGGTCAGGCTCCAGCAACAGACGCGGTTACACTTAGAACTTTCAACAGAAACTTTAAAGGACGTTGTGGAACAGTTTCAGCAGGAGCTTATTTACTTAGTCCAGAGGCTGCAGCGGTTAGTGCATTATCTGGAGAATTGACAGATCCAACTACTTGTACTACTGATATAAATGTTGCTATGCCAGATAAATTCTATATTAATGACAATATGGTAGTACCACCTGCAGAGGATGGCAGTAAAGTAGAAGTTGTAAAAGGACCGAATATCAAACCATTCCCACTTAATGAAGAACTTAAGGATGATGTTGAAGGAAAAGTTTTGATTATTGTAGAAGACAATATAACAACAGACCATATTATGCCTTCTAATGCTAAGTTATTGCCATTTAGATCTAATATACCTCACTTGGCTAACTATTGTTTGACACCATGTGACGAAGAGTTTCCTAAGAGAGCAAAAGCTAATGGTGGAGGAATGATTGTTGGTGGAGACAACTATGGACAAGGATCCAGTAGAGAACATGCTGCACTAGTTCCATTGTATCTAGGTATAAAAGCAGTTCTAGCTAAGAGTTTTGCAAGAATTCACAAAGCTAACCTAATCAATTCAGGTATTTTACCACTTACATTTATTAATATGGCAGATTATGATACTATCAGTCTTGATGATGATTTATCAATGGATAATGTACTAGAGAGCGTAAAGACAGGAAAAGTAATTGTTCATAATAAGACTAAAAAACTTGATTATGAAATGAATATAGAACTATCAGATAAAGAATTAAAAATGATTATTGCTGGCGGTAAAATCAATTTTATTAAAAATATGTAA
- a CDS encoding S8 family peptidase, with product MDIARQTINTIWADDRGVSGKGIGIAVVDTGVYPHNDLVKKKNKIVGFKDFVGKKEFPYDDNGHGTHVAGIICGDGYESNGKYKGVAVESNIIGVKVLNKKGSGNISDVLAGIQWILDNKKRFNIRIVNLSVGMKDIEGEKSALVRGVNAAWDSGLIVVTAAGNNGPEEGTITTPGISRKVITVGSSDDAETVKIMEDLISDYSGRGPTKECIKKPDVVAPGSNIIACSTDKAYSPKDKYYPTKDIGYTKKSGTSMATPMVSGCIALLLSKYPELTGKDIKLRLKESTIDLGFSQAHQGWGLIDVKKLLE from the coding sequence ATGGATATAGCAAGACAAACAATAAATACCATATGGGCAGATGATAGAGGTGTATCAGGTAAAGGTATAGGTATAGCAGTTGTTGATACTGGTGTATACCCTCACAATGACTTGGTTAAAAAAAAGAATAAAATAGTGGGGTTCAAAGATTTTGTAGGAAAAAAAGAATTTCCATACGATGATAATGGACATGGAACACATGTGGCTGGAATCATTTGTGGAGATGGTTATGAGAGTAATGGCAAATATAAGGGTGTGGCTGTAGAGAGCAATATCATTGGGGTAAAAGTATTGAATAAAAAAGGTTCTGGTAATATATCTGATGTTTTAGCTGGTATCCAATGGATTCTAGATAACAAAAAAAGATTTAATATAAGAATAGTCAATTTATCAGTAGGTATGAAAGATATAGAAGGAGAAAAGTCAGCGTTGGTAAGAGGTGTGAATGCTGCTTGGGACAGTGGATTGATTGTTGTTACGGCTGCTGGTAATAATGGACCAGAAGAAGGGACAATTACTACACCTGGAATAAGTCGAAAAGTTATTACTGTAGGTTCTTCAGATGATGCAGAAACTGTAAAGATAATGGAAGATCTAATCTCCGACTATTCTGGAAGGGGTCCTACAAAAGAATGTATAAAAAAACCTGATGTAGTAGCTCCAGGTTCTAATATAATAGCATGTAGTACAGATAAGGCTTATTCACCAAAAGATAAATATTATCCAACCAAGGATATAGGATACACTAAGAAAAGTGGTACTTCAATGGCAACACCTATGGTAAGTGGATGCATAGCTCTACTATTGTCTAAGTATCCCGAACTTACAGGTAAGGACATAAAACTAAGATTAAAAGAATCTACTATAGATCTAGGATTTTCTCAAGCTCATCAGGGATGGGGACTCATTGACGTAAAAAAATTATTGGAATAG